Proteins encoded in a region of the Pseudomonas sp. GOM7 genome:
- a CDS encoding EAL domain-containing protein, giving the protein MTEGTPFAVFQPFIDTATGRIAGVEALARLVDEHGQIHSAGPLFADPKTPPAALRRLDRQVRENALMRFHEAPKDWFLSLNISPRWISRLRPAQPLPSLIQLQRSGVDPQRIVFEITELGGASQRLPQVVARYREAGARIAIDDFGAGYSQLDRVLALQPDILKLDMRLFQEAARGGPSGEVVKALAQMAEKTGCWIIAEGVETEAELNFALECGARYVQGFLFARPERELFASDAFVDRFAHLRDSYVQHKLSERARLVKLRKHLSELMSELKPWAESGAASSLLKAPDDYPWLLRTYQCDRNGTQISPNLEWCGSHWRTDDRYLGHNWSWRPYFYQLLAEGWDERRLTLSSTYRDATTNQYCMTAGQFIDNGQRLLLVDIDAAAL; this is encoded by the coding sequence GTGACCGAGGGAACGCCATTCGCTGTCTTCCAACCTTTTATCGATACCGCCACCGGGCGTATTGCTGGCGTCGAAGCGCTGGCACGGCTGGTTGACGAGCATGGCCAGATACACTCAGCCGGCCCATTGTTCGCCGATCCCAAGACGCCGCCGGCAGCTCTACGCCGGCTCGACCGCCAGGTGCGTGAAAACGCCCTGATGCGTTTTCACGAGGCGCCGAAGGACTGGTTCCTCAGCCTCAACATCTCGCCGCGCTGGATCAGCCGCCTGCGCCCGGCGCAACCCCTGCCCAGCCTCATCCAGTTGCAGCGCAGCGGCGTCGACCCCCAGCGCATCGTCTTCGAGATCACCGAACTCGGTGGTGCCAGCCAGCGCCTGCCACAGGTGGTGGCGCGCTATCGCGAAGCCGGTGCGCGTATCGCCATCGACGATTTCGGTGCCGGTTACTCGCAACTCGACCGGGTGCTGGCGCTACAACCGGACATTCTCAAACTGGACATGCGCCTGTTCCAGGAAGCGGCGCGCGGCGGCCCCAGCGGCGAGGTAGTCAAGGCCCTGGCGCAGATGGCCGAGAAGACCGGCTGCTGGATCATCGCCGAAGGGGTGGAAACCGAGGCCGAGCTGAACTTCGCCCTGGAATGCGGGGCTCGCTACGTGCAGGGTTTTCTCTTCGCCCGCCCGGAGCGTGAGCTGTTCGCCAGCGATGCCTTCGTCGACCGCTTCGCCCATCTACGCGACAGCTACGTACAGCACAAGCTGTCCGAACGTGCCCGCCTGGTAAAGCTGCGCAAACACCTCAGCGAACTGATGAGCGAACTCAAGCCATGGGCAGAGAGTGGTGCTGCCAGCAGTCTGCTCAAGGCACCGGATGACTATCCCTGGCTGCTGCGCACCTATCAGTGCGACCGCAACGGCACGCAGATCAGTCCCAATCTGGAATGGTGCGGCAGCCATTGGCGCACCGACGATCGCTACCTGGGCCACAACTGGTCCTGGCGCCCCTATTTCTACCAGTTGCTCGCCGAGGGCTGGGACGAGCGTCGTCTTACACTGTCGAGCACCTACCGCGACGCCACCACCAATCAGTACTGCATGACTGCCGGCCAGTTCATCGACAATGGTCAGCGCCTGCTGCTGGTGGATATCGATGCTGCCGCGCTGTAG
- a CDS encoding phage holin family protein has protein sequence MSQSPSPRRLGGALLGWLQGHLELIGHELEEQRSQALRALLLGGLCLGFALLLLIGLSALLLIVYWDSHRLAVATGLCLFYGLGLLLSASALLASLLRAPAPFSASLEELQRDREQLLP, from the coding sequence ATGAGTCAGAGCCCCTCACCGCGCCGCCTCGGCGGCGCCCTGCTCGGCTGGCTGCAGGGCCACCTGGAGCTGATCGGTCATGAACTCGAAGAACAGCGCAGCCAGGCGCTACGGGCTTTGCTGCTTGGTGGTCTGTGCCTGGGTTTCGCCCTGCTGCTGCTGATCGGCCTGTCGGCACTGCTGCTGATCGTTTACTGGGACAGCCACCGCCTGGCCGTGGCCACGGGCCTGTGCCTGTTCTACGGTCTGGGTCTGCTGCTCAGCGCCAGTGCCTTGCTGGCGAGCTTGCTACGCGCGCCCGCACCGTTCAGCGCCAGCCTTGAAGAACTGCAACGAGACCGCGAGCAACTGCTGCCATGA
- a CDS encoding DUF883 family protein, producing MPRKTATSSQDSLLDEFQALVTDTEKLLQHSASLAGEQADHLREDIHNSLLRARETLKNAESSLREQGKLAVDSTEEYVHKHPWQALGLAAAIGALIGLLLSRR from the coding sequence ATGCCCCGCAAGACTGCTACTTCATCGCAAGACAGCCTGCTCGACGAGTTCCAGGCGCTGGTCACCGACACCGAGAAACTGCTGCAACACTCCGCCAGCCTGGCCGGCGAGCAGGCCGACCACCTGCGCGAAGACATTCACAACAGCCTGCTGCGAGCGCGTGAAACCCTGAAGAATGCCGAAAGCAGCCTGCGCGAACAGGGTAAGCTGGCGGTGGACAGCACCGAGGAATACGTGCACAAGCACCCCTGGCAGGCACTGGGTCTGGCAGCCGCCATTGGCGCGCTGATCGGCCTGTTGCTAAGCCGGCGCTGA
- a CDS encoding ammonium transporter — protein sequence MENLNSAVATLVHGSNTLFILLGAIMVLAMHAGFAFLEVGTVRQKNQVNALSKILSDFAVSALAYFFIGYWVAYGVTFFEPAAVLTENHGYGLVKFFFLLTFAAAIPAIISGGIAERARFGPQLCATALIVAFVYPFFEGLIWNGNHGFQAWLEARFGAGFHDFAGSVVVHAVGGWLALGAVLLLGQRNGRYRDGRLVAMAPSNIPFLALGSWILIIGWFGFNVMSAQNLENISGLVAVNSLMAMVGGTVAALLVGRNDPGFLHNGPLAGLVAVCAGSDLMHPIGALVTGLIAGALFVWAFTATQVKWKIDDVLGVWPLHGLCGVWGGIACGIFAQPGFGGLGGVSLASQLIGTLLGVLVALVGGLAVYGLIKVTLGIRLGQEEEFNGADLSIHKIGAVSHD from the coding sequence ATGGAAAACCTCAATAGTGCCGTTGCCACCCTGGTGCACGGTTCCAATACGCTGTTCATCCTGCTGGGCGCCATCATGGTTCTGGCCATGCACGCCGGTTTTGCCTTCCTCGAAGTGGGCACGGTGCGACAGAAGAATCAGGTCAATGCCCTGTCGAAAATCCTTTCGGACTTCGCCGTGTCGGCCCTGGCCTATTTCTTCATCGGCTACTGGGTGGCCTACGGCGTGACCTTCTTCGAGCCGGCCGCCGTGCTGACGGAAAATCATGGCTATGGCCTGGTGAAGTTCTTCTTCCTGTTGACCTTCGCTGCGGCCATCCCGGCGATCATTTCCGGCGGCATCGCCGAGCGTGCCAGGTTTGGCCCGCAGTTGTGCGCCACGGCGCTGATCGTCGCCTTCGTCTATCCCTTCTTCGAGGGCCTGATCTGGAACGGCAACCATGGCTTCCAGGCCTGGCTGGAGGCACGCTTTGGCGCCGGCTTCCATGATTTCGCCGGCTCGGTGGTGGTGCATGCGGTGGGTGGCTGGCTGGCGCTCGGCGCCGTGCTGCTGCTCGGCCAGCGCAATGGCCGCTACCGTGATGGGCGTCTGGTGGCGATGGCGCCCTCGAACATTCCCTTCCTGGCGCTGGGCTCGTGGATCCTGATCATCGGCTGGTTCGGCTTCAACGTGATGAGCGCGCAGAACCTGGAGAATATCAGCGGCCTGGTGGCGGTCAATTCGCTGATGGCGATGGTAGGCGGCACGGTGGCGGCCCTGCTGGTGGGGCGTAATGACCCCGGCTTTCTGCACAACGGCCCGCTGGCTGGGCTGGTGGCGGTGTGCGCCGGCTCCGATCTGATGCATCCGATCGGGGCTCTGGTGACCGGGCTTATCGCCGGTGCGCTGTTCGTCTGGGCTTTTACGGCCACTCAGGTGAAGTGGAAGATCGACGACGTGCTCGGCGTATGGCCGCTACATGGTCTGTGTGGCGTGTGGGGCGGTATTGCCTGCGGCATCTTCGCTCAGCCAGGTTTCGGCGGTCTGGGTGGCGTCAGCCTGGCCAGCCAACTGATCGGCACGCTGTTGGGGGTGCTGGTGGCGCTGGTCGGTGGTCTCGCCGTCTATGGGCTGATCAAGGTGACGCTAGGCATTCGCCTGGGGCAGGAAGAGGAGTTCAATGGCGCCGACCTGTCGATCCACAAGATCGGTGCTGTTAGCCACGATTGA
- a CDS encoding DUF3108 domain-containing protein gives MRRALLFALTLLSLPALAAELEPFSASYTADWKQLPISGSAERSLTKVDGERWKLDFEASMLVAGLSEQSTFNLDNGALLPHSYRFDRSGLGKSKKIELDFDWQQKQVIGSDRDNAVRLPLNRGLLDKSSYQIALQLDVADGKKSMSYQVVDGDEVETYDFRVLGEEVVRTRAGLIDAIKVERVRDPTQSSRKTILWFAKDWGYLLVRLHQVETDGKEYQIMLKDGTVNGKPVEGRQG, from the coding sequence ATGCGTCGTGCCCTGTTGTTCGCCCTGACCCTGCTCAGCCTGCCGGCCTTGGCCGCAGAGCTGGAACCCTTCTCTGCCAGCTACACCGCCGATTGGAAGCAACTGCCGATCAGCGGCAGCGCCGAACGCAGCCTCACCAAGGTCGATGGCGAGCGCTGGAAGCTCGACTTCGAGGCGTCGATGCTGGTGGCCGGCCTGTCCGAACAGAGCACCTTCAACCTCGACAACGGCGCCCTGCTACCCCATAGCTACCGTTTCGACCGCAGCGGCCTGGGCAAGAGCAAGAAGATCGAACTGGATTTCGACTGGCAACAGAAACAGGTGATCGGCAGCGACCGTGATAACGCCGTGCGCCTGCCCCTGAACCGCGGCCTGCTGGACAAGTCCAGCTACCAGATCGCCCTGCAGCTCGACGTGGCCGACGGCAAGAAGAGCATGAGTTACCAGGTGGTCGATGGCGACGAAGTGGAGACCTACGACTTTCGCGTGCTCGGCGAGGAAGTGGTGCGTACCCGCGCCGGCCTGATCGACGCCATCAAGGTCGAGCGCGTGCGCGACCCCACCCAGAGCAGCCGCAAGACCATCCTCTGGTTCGCCAAGGACTGGGGCTACCTGCTGGTGCGCCTGCACCAGGTGGAAACCGACGGCAAGGAATACCAGATCATGCTCAAGGACGGCACGGTCAACGGCAAGCCGGTCGAAGGCCGCCAGGGCTGA
- the purN gene encoding phosphoribosylglycinamide formyltransferase — protein MPCNVVVLISGSGSNLQALIDSSTQDDNPARIGAVISNRADAYGLQRAQQAGIATEVLDHKQYEGREAFDAALIEIIDAHQPDLVVLAGFMRILSPGFVKHYSGRLLNIHPSLLPRHKGLHTHQRALEAGDAEHGCSVHFVTEELDGGPLVVQAVLPILADDTPERLASRVHQQEHRIYPLAVRWFAEGRLRLGAQGAMLDGQPLPASGHLIRT, from the coding sequence ATGCCGTGCAATGTCGTCGTCCTGATCTCCGGGTCGGGCAGTAATCTGCAGGCCCTGATCGACAGCAGCACCCAGGACGACAACCCGGCACGCATCGGTGCGGTGATTTCCAACCGCGCCGACGCCTACGGCCTGCAGCGCGCGCAGCAGGCCGGCATCGCCACCGAGGTGCTCGACCACAAGCAGTACGAGGGGCGCGAAGCCTTCGATGCCGCGCTGATCGAGATCATCGACGCCCACCAGCCCGACCTGGTGGTGCTGGCCGGCTTCATGCGCATCCTCTCGCCCGGCTTCGTCAAGCACTACAGCGGGCGCCTGCTCAATATCCACCCGTCCCTGCTGCCCAGACACAAGGGCCTGCATACCCACCAGCGGGCGCTGGAGGCCGGCGACGCAGAGCATGGCTGCAGCGTGCACTTCGTCACCGAGGAACTCGATGGTGGCCCCCTGGTCGTACAGGCAGTGCTGCCGATCCTGGCAGACGACACGCCCGAGCGCCTGGCCAGCCGCGTGCACCAGCAAGAACACCGTATCTATCCGCTGGCGGTGCGCTGGTTCGCCGAAGGCCGCTTGCGTCTCGGCGCGCAAGGCGCAATGCTGGATGGCCAGCCGCTGCCCGCCAGCGGCCACCTGATTCGAACCTAG
- the purM gene encoding phosphoribosylformylglycinamidine cyclo-ligase, translating to MSKQPSISYKDAGVDIDAGEALVERIKGVAKRTARPEVMGGLGGFGALCEIPAGYKQPVLVSGTDGVGTKLRLALNLNKHDSIGQDLVAMCVNDLVVCGAEPLFFLDYYATGKLNVDVAATVVTGIGAGCELAGCSLVGGETAEMPGMYEGEDYDLAGFCVGVVEKSEIIDGSKVVTGDALIALPSSGPHSNGYSLIRKIIEVSGADIEQVQLGGKALADLLMAPTRIYVKPLLKLIKDTGAVKAMAHITGGGLLDNIPRVLPEGAQAVIDVASWTRPAVFDWLQEQGNVDEHEMHRVLNCGVGMVICVAQDQVEAALASLRASGEQPWVIGQINEAAEGAAQVQLNNLKTH from the coding sequence ATGAGCAAGCAACCCTCCATCAGCTACAAGGACGCAGGCGTCGACATCGATGCCGGTGAGGCCCTGGTCGAACGCATCAAAGGCGTGGCCAAGCGCACTGCCCGTCCGGAAGTCATGGGTGGCCTGGGTGGCTTCGGCGCCCTGTGCGAGATCCCGGCCGGTTACAAGCAGCCGGTACTGGTGTCCGGCACCGACGGCGTCGGCACCAAGCTGCGCCTGGCGCTGAACCTGAACAAGCACGACAGCATCGGCCAGGACCTGGTGGCCATGTGCGTCAACGACCTGGTGGTCTGTGGCGCCGAGCCGCTGTTCTTCCTCGATTACTACGCCACCGGCAAGCTCAACGTCGACGTGGCCGCCACCGTGGTCACCGGCATCGGCGCCGGCTGCGAACTGGCTGGCTGCTCCCTGGTCGGTGGTGAAACCGCCGAAATGCCCGGCATGTACGAAGGCGAGGACTACGACCTGGCCGGCTTCTGCGTCGGCGTGGTGGAAAAGAGCGAGATCATCGACGGTTCCAAGGTGGTCACTGGCGACGCCCTGATCGCCCTGCCCTCCTCCGGCCCGCACTCCAACGGCTACTCGCTGATCCGCAAGATCATCGAAGTCTCCGGTGCCGACATCGAGCAGGTGCAACTGGGCGGCAAGGCCCTGGCCGACCTGTTGATGGCCCCGACCCGTATCTACGTCAAGCCGCTGCTCAAGCTGATCAAGGACACTGGCGCGGTCAAGGCCATGGCCCACATCACTGGCGGCGGCCTGCTGGACAACATTCCGCGCGTGCTGCCGGAAGGCGCCCAGGCGGTGATCGACGTGGCTAGCTGGACTCGCCCAGCGGTGTTCGACTGGCTGCAGGAGCAGGGCAACGTCGACGAGCACGAGATGCACCGCGTGCTCAACTGCGGCGTCGGCATGGTCATCTGCGTGGCGCAGGATCAGGTCGAAGCAGCTCTGGCCAGCCTGCGTGCCAGTGGCGAACAACCCTGGGTCATCGGCCAGATCAACGAGGCGGCCGAAGGCGCAGCCCAGGTGCAACTGAACAACCTGAAAACCCACTGA
- a CDS encoding DUF2066 domain-containing protein, which yields MRPFLRPLLFCLSLLCLPAWAAPVSGLYQVREPVADQESGSRDEAMQRALQTLVQRLTGDTQAIQNPALDGLRKDPQQIVSQFGYEGDALLVDFDPASTERLLRGAGLPLWGANRPLILTWWLSDSNEESQLIGESQADAGLLRNAAQHRGLPVRLPLADLSEQLVATAENFAANDPQALRDASERYGADALLAVVARQADGKWQAQWRLWLGDEREQGSAEAADQATLADAVMLAVNQRLAPRFVVKPGAAQSLTLVLEGADLSRFAAVERLLEPFAPRLLAVDGKRLTYQVNASAEQLRAQLALGQLQEMPAPAPNAETAANNEAPAASGDAQAASGPAPAQPAASNALYFRW from the coding sequence ATGCGTCCGTTCCTTCGCCCGCTGCTGTTTTGCCTGTCGTTGCTCTGCCTGCCCGCCTGGGCGGCCCCGGTCAGTGGCCTCTATCAGGTGCGTGAACCGGTTGCCGACCAGGAATCCGGCAGTCGCGACGAGGCCATGCAGCGTGCCTTGCAGACCCTGGTGCAACGCCTGACCGGCGATACCCAGGCGATACAGAATCCGGCCCTGGACGGGCTGCGCAAGGATCCGCAACAGATCGTCAGCCAGTTCGGCTACGAGGGTGATGCGCTGCTGGTGGATTTCGACCCGGCCAGCACCGAGCGTCTGTTGCGTGGTGCCGGACTGCCGCTGTGGGGTGCCAATCGCCCATTGATCCTGACCTGGTGGCTCAGCGACAGCAACGAGGAAAGCCAGCTAATTGGCGAGAGCCAGGCCGATGCCGGGCTGTTGCGCAATGCCGCGCAGCACCGTGGCCTGCCGGTGCGCCTACCCCTGGCCGATCTCAGTGAGCAACTGGTGGCCACTGCGGAGAATTTTGCCGCCAATGACCCGCAGGCCCTGCGCGATGCCTCCGAGCGCTATGGCGCCGATGCGCTGCTGGCGGTGGTCGCCCGTCAGGCCGATGGCAAGTGGCAGGCACAATGGCGCCTGTGGCTGGGCGATGAGCGTGAGCAGGGCAGTGCCGAGGCTGCCGATCAGGCAACATTGGCCGATGCGGTGATGCTGGCGGTCAATCAGCGCCTGGCGCCGCGTTTCGTGGTCAAGCCGGGGGCGGCGCAGAGCCTGACGCTGGTGCTCGAGGGCGCTGACCTGAGCCGCTTCGCTGCCGTCGAGCGCCTGCTCGAGCCCTTCGCGCCGCGCCTGCTGGCCGTCGACGGCAAGCGCCTGACCTATCAGGTCAACGCCAGTGCCGAGCAGTTGCGTGCGCAGTTGGCCCTGGGGCAGTTGCAGGAAATGCCGGCCCCTGCACCTAATGCTGAAACGGCAGCCAATAATGAGGCGCCTGCTGCTTCCGGCGATGCCCAGGCTGCCAGTGGGCCGGCGCCAGCGCAGCCTGCAGCGTCCAACGCCCTGTATTTCCGTTGGTAA
- a CDS encoding AI-2E family transporter, with the protein MTDSNRWLWMAGLFLLGWLLYLLHPILSPFLVGILLAYLGDPLVDRLERHRLSRTGGVVVVFALFSLALLILLLVLVPMLGRQLVSLYQLMPQMLDWLQGTALPWSQSHLGLNHDLLQLDQLKQVFSDNLGKTTDVLRTVLAQATSSSLALLAWLGNLLLIPVVSFYLMRDWDLLVERMRRLLPRQREGLVVKLVGECHEVLGAFLRGQLLVMLALSVIYAVGLMLVGLELGLLIGLLAGLASIVPYMGFIVGIGAALVAALFQFGLDPYPLLGIGAVFMVGQMLEGMLLTPLLVGDRIGLHPVAVIFAILAGGQLFGFTGVLLALPVAAVIMVLLRHAHDLYKLSGLYGESNSGSDEPPSPA; encoded by the coding sequence ATGACCGACTCCAATCGCTGGCTATGGATGGCTGGGCTGTTTCTGCTCGGCTGGTTGCTGTACCTGCTTCACCCGATTCTTTCGCCCTTTCTGGTGGGCATCTTGCTGGCCTATCTGGGTGACCCCCTGGTAGACCGCCTGGAGCGCCATCGCCTGTCGCGCACTGGCGGTGTGGTGGTGGTCTTCGCCTTGTTCTCCCTGGCCTTGCTGATCCTGTTGCTGGTACTGGTACCGATGCTCGGCCGGCAACTGGTGAGCCTGTATCAACTGATGCCGCAAATGCTCGACTGGCTGCAGGGCACGGCCTTGCCCTGGTCGCAGTCGCACCTGGGCCTGAACCACGATCTGCTGCAGCTCGACCAGCTCAAGCAGGTGTTTTCCGACAATCTCGGCAAGACCACCGACGTGCTCAGAACGGTGCTGGCGCAGGCCACGTCTTCCAGCCTGGCGCTGTTGGCCTGGCTGGGTAACCTGTTGTTGATTCCGGTGGTCAGCTTCTACCTGATGCGCGACTGGGATCTGCTGGTCGAGCGCATGCGCCGCCTGCTGCCCCGTCAGCGCGAAGGGCTGGTGGTCAAGCTGGTGGGCGAATGTCACGAGGTGCTTGGCGCCTTCCTGCGCGGGCAGTTGCTGGTGATGCTGGCGCTGAGCGTCATCTATGCCGTCGGCCTGATGTTGGTGGGGCTGGAGCTGGGCCTGCTGATCGGTCTGTTGGCTGGCCTGGCGAGCATCGTGCCGTACATGGGCTTCATCGTCGGCATCGGCGCGGCGCTGGTGGCGGCGCTGTTCCAGTTCGGTCTCGACCCCTATCCGCTGCTGGGCATCGGTGCGGTGTTTATGGTCGGGCAGATGCTCGAAGGCATGCTGCTGACCCCGCTGCTGGTGGGCGATCGTATCGGCCTGCACCCGGTGGCGGTAATCTTCGCCATCCTCGCTGGCGGTCAGCTGTTCGGCTTTACCGGCGTGCTGCTGGCCCTGCCAGTGGCGGCGGTGATCATGGTGCTGCTGCGCCATGCTCATGATTTGTATAAACTTTCCGGCCTTTACGGAGAGTCCAACAGCGGTTCCGATGAGCCGCCGAGCCCTGCATGA
- the hda gene encoding DnaA regulatory inactivator Hda produces MKPIQLPLGVRLRDDATFANYYPGANAAALGYVERLCEADAGWTESLIYLWGAEGVGRSHLLQAACLRFEQRGEAVVYLPLGEVVQHGPELLDNLEQCELVCLDDLDAIAGRSDWEEGLFHLFNRLRDSGRRLLLAGTMSPRELPIQLPDLKSRLTLALVFQLHELSDEDKLRALQLRASRRGLQMSDEVGRFILTRGERGMSALFELLERLDQASLQAQRKLTIPFLKETLGW; encoded by the coding sequence ATGAAACCTATCCAGCTACCTCTGGGGGTGCGTCTGCGCGACGACGCTACCTTCGCCAACTACTACCCCGGTGCCAACGCCGCAGCGCTCGGTTATGTCGAGCGCCTGTGCGAGGCCGATGCCGGCTGGACGGAAAGCCTGATCTACCTCTGGGGCGCCGAAGGTGTCGGCCGCAGCCACCTGCTGCAGGCGGCCTGCCTGCGTTTCGAGCAGCGTGGCGAGGCTGTGGTGTACCTGCCGTTGGGTGAGGTGGTGCAGCACGGCCCGGAACTGCTCGACAATCTGGAGCAGTGCGAGCTGGTCTGCCTCGACGATCTGGACGCGATTGCCGGGCGCAGTGATTGGGAAGAGGGTCTGTTCCACCTGTTCAACCGCCTGCGTGACAGTGGCCGACGTCTGCTGCTGGCCGGCACCATGTCGCCGCGCGAATTGCCGATCCAGTTGCCCGACCTCAAGTCGCGGCTGACCCTGGCGCTGGTGTTCCAGTTGCACGAGCTGTCCGACGAAGACAAGTTGCGCGCCCTGCAACTGCGTGCTTCGCGCCGTGGCCTGCAGATGAGCGACGAGGTTGGGCGCTTCATCCTCACCCGTGGCGAGCGCGGCATGAGCGCGCTGTTCGAGCTGCTCGAACGCCTCGACCAGGCCTCGCTGCAAGCCCAGCGCAAGCTGACCATTCCCTTTCTCAAGGAAACCCTGGGCTGGTAG
- a CDS encoding DUF2069 domain-containing protein, whose protein sequence is MARAKKPLPNLQWLEPRMKLSRALSLFSFVTLVALLLVWNLAFADLHGARIGVVLAIQLIPLALLAPGLIMGSARAHAWTCFVVNIYFIQGVLAAIDPQRALFGVLEALISFNLFCCALLYTRWRFQYDRKLAGE, encoded by the coding sequence GTGGCCCGCGCCAAGAAACCTCTGCCCAACCTGCAATGGCTGGAACCACGCATGAAGCTGAGCCGCGCCCTGAGCCTGTTCAGCTTCGTCACTCTGGTGGCCCTGCTGCTGGTCTGGAACCTGGCCTTCGCCGACCTCCATGGCGCTCGCATCGGCGTGGTGCTGGCCATCCAGCTAATCCCCCTGGCCCTGCTGGCACCCGGTCTGATCATGGGCAGCGCTCGCGCGCATGCCTGGACCTGCTTCGTGGTCAACATCTACTTCATCCAGGGCGTGCTTGCCGCCATTGACCCGCAACGCGCCCTGTTCGGCGTACTGGAGGCGCTGATCAGCTTCAACCTGTTCTGCTGCGCCCTGCTCTACACCCGCTGGCGCTTCCAGTACGACCGCAAATTGGCAGGGGAATAA
- the wrbA gene encoding NAD(P)H:quinone oxidoreductase, with protein MSTPYILVLYYSRHGATAQMATQIARGVELAGLEARLRTVPAVSSECEAVAPAVPEAGAPYVSLDDLKNCAGLALGSPTRFGNMAAPLKYFLDGTSNLWLTGELVGKPAGVFTSTASLHGGQESTLLSMMLPLLHHGMLLCGLPYSESALLQTQGGGTPYGPSHHAGGDGKRGLDEQETALCRALGSRLARLAQKLEN; from the coding sequence ATGAGCACGCCCTACATTCTGGTGCTCTACTACAGCCGCCACGGTGCCACCGCCCAGATGGCCACGCAGATCGCCCGTGGCGTCGAACTGGCCGGCCTGGAAGCCCGCCTGCGCACGGTGCCGGCGGTGTCCAGCGAATGCGAAGCCGTAGCGCCAGCCGTGCCCGAGGCAGGCGCCCCCTACGTCAGCCTGGACGACCTGAAGAACTGTGCCGGCCTGGCCCTGGGCAGCCCGACCCGCTTCGGCAACATGGCCGCGCCGCTGAAGTACTTCCTCGACGGCACCAGCAACCTGTGGCTGACCGGCGAACTGGTGGGCAAGCCGGCTGGCGTGTTCACCTCCACCGCCAGCCTGCACGGCGGCCAGGAGAGCACCCTGCTGTCGATGATGCTGCCGTTGCTGCACCACGGCATGCTGCTGTGCGGCCTGCCCTACAGCGAATCGGCCCTGCTGCAGACCCAGGGCGGCGGCACGCCCTATGGGCCCAGCCACCATGCCGGCGGCGACGGCAAACGCGGCCTGGACGAACAGGAAACTGCTCTCTGCCGCGCCCTCGGCAGCCGCCTGGCGCGCCTTGCGCAGAAGCTGGAGAACTGA
- the arsC gene encoding arsenate reductase (glutaredoxin) (This arsenate reductase requires both glutathione and glutaredoxin to convert arsenate to arsenite, after which the efflux transporter formed by ArsA and ArsB can extrude the arsenite from the cell, providing resistance.): MTDLTLYHNPRCSKSRGALELLEARGLQPKVVRYLETPPSAAELRDLLGKLGISARQLLRSGEDEYKALGLADTSLSDAQLIEAMVQQPKLIERPILVAGDKAVIGRPPEKVLELLA; the protein is encoded by the coding sequence ATGACCGACCTGACGCTCTATCACAACCCGCGCTGCTCGAAATCCCGCGGCGCGCTGGAACTGCTCGAAGCCCGCGGCCTGCAACCGAAAGTCGTGCGCTACCTGGAAACCCCGCCGAGCGCAGCCGAACTGCGCGACCTGCTCGGCAAGCTGGGCATCAGTGCCCGCCAGCTACTGCGCAGTGGCGAGGACGAGTACAAGGCTCTGGGCCTGGCCGATACCAGCCTGAGCGACGCGCAACTGATCGAGGCCATGGTGCAGCAGCCGAAACTGATCGAACGCCCGATTCTGGTCGCCGGCGACAAGGCGGTGATCGGCCGGCCGCCGGAAAAGGTATTGGAGCTGCTGGCATGA